A genome region from Dolichospermum compactum NIES-806 includes the following:
- a CDS encoding DUF2281 domain-containing protein, which translates to MDTLTKNREQIIESIKTLPEDSLTELINFVDYLRYKATEKQSQKTSNNFLLSIAALGNSVEKDVSERDEEILSNEVDPIRGWSLHRDRSPTPI; encoded by the coding sequence ATGGATACTTTAACCAAAAACCGAGAGCAAATTATTGAGTCAATTAAGACATTGCCTGAAGATTCACTCACTGAACTCATTAATTTTGTTGATTACCTGCGCTATAAAGCAACTGAAAAACAATCCCAAAAAACCAGTAACAACTTTTTGCTTTCAATTGCAGCTTTGGGAAATTCAGTAGAAAAGGATGTTTCCGAGCGAGATGAAGAAATTCTGTCCAATGAAGTTGATCCTATTCGCGGTTGGAGTTTACATCGAGATCGCTCTCCCACACCAATTTAA
- a CDS encoding AIPR family protein, translated as MDRITEAYLNDFQKEYSYPENIEKPKLFEYFVNHCIVSRLHSERFEVEDVSVGGSGDMAFDGAAIIVNNNLVFSKEEIDDLKNRLHGLDVKFVFIQSKTSSKFDSAEIGSFIFGVESFFKHGLPKHINESIKALRDLTDYIYEQSIDFVSNPSCLMYYVTNGRWENDSNLVHRIDAGIETLKKTELFESSKIEFIPIDADNLKIIYKELKNKVDKQINFEKHTIIPQIDGVSEAYIGILPCDEYLKLICSSDGSLLKSLFYDNVRDFQGDNPVNREVSETLRNNAIRNSFVLLNNGVTIVAKSIQKTGSVFTIRDFQIVNGCQTSHILHDNKASLDNSIYLPIKLIVTNDEEVTNRIIKATNRQTEVKTEAFLSLQPFQKALEDFYNSFTSEEDKEYRLYYERRSKQYENQILNKSKVVSITYQIKCFVSMFLDMPHSTHRYYGELLKANEDKIFVETHSFYPYYISCLTCHLWENAIRSDTINQRYKKFRYHILMVIRILLKGADKSPLANSKKSNSYYVDIHKVLKDPSKVSILFAQAISIIDTVERSDTYRKYTPADLTRLKNFSTRLIQSAIEYKSKVINDE; from the coding sequence ATGGACAGAATTACAGAAGCTTATTTAAATGATTTTCAAAAAGAATATAGTTACCCTGAAAACATTGAAAAACCGAAATTATTTGAATATTTTGTAAATCACTGCATTGTGTCCCGTCTTCACTCTGAGAGATTTGAAGTTGAAGATGTAAGTGTAGGTGGTAGTGGAGATATGGCTTTTGATGGTGCAGCAATTATAGTTAATAATAATTTGGTGTTCTCAAAGGAAGAAATTGATGATTTAAAGAATAGATTACATGGACTAGATGTAAAGTTTGTTTTTATACAATCTAAAACCTCAAGCAAATTTGATTCAGCCGAAATTGGGAGTTTTATATTTGGAGTAGAAAGTTTTTTTAAGCATGGATTGCCTAAGCATATAAATGAAAGCATAAAAGCATTAAGAGATTTAACAGATTATATATATGAGCAATCAATTGATTTTGTAAGTAATCCGTCCTGCTTAATGTACTATGTTACTAATGGAAGATGGGAGAATGATTCAAATCTTGTACACAGAATTGATGCTGGAATAGAAACATTAAAAAAAACAGAGTTATTTGAATCCTCTAAAATCGAATTTATTCCAATAGATGCCGATAATTTGAAAATAATCTACAAAGAGTTGAAAAACAAAGTAGATAAACAAATTAATTTTGAAAAGCACACTATTATACCTCAAATTGATGGTGTGAGTGAAGCATATATCGGCATTTTACCCTGTGATGAATATCTAAAACTTATTTGTAGTAGCGATGGTAGTTTGCTGAAAAGCCTATTTTACGATAATGTTCGTGATTTTCAAGGGGATAATCCTGTTAATAGAGAAGTTAGTGAAACTCTACGAAATAATGCAATAAGAAACAGTTTTGTTTTGCTAAATAATGGTGTAACTATTGTTGCAAAATCAATTCAAAAAACTGGATCTGTATTTACAATAAGAGACTTTCAAATAGTAAATGGATGCCAGACTAGCCACATTTTACATGATAACAAAGCGTCTCTTGATAATAGTATTTATTTGCCAATTAAATTAATTGTTACTAATGATGAGGAAGTTACCAACCGAATTATTAAGGCTACTAATAGGCAAACAGAAGTTAAGACAGAAGCCTTCTTGTCACTTCAACCTTTTCAAAAAGCTTTAGAAGATTTCTACAATAGTTTTACTAGTGAGGAAGATAAAGAATATCGACTTTACTACGAGAGACGCTCTAAGCAGTACGAAAATCAAATTCTTAACAAGAGTAAAGTAGTTTCTATCACCTACCAAATCAAATGCTTTGTTTCAATGTTTTTAGATATGCCTCATAGTACACATAGATATTATGGAGAACTTTTAAAAGCAAATGAAGATAAAATTTTCGTTGAAACGCATAGTTTTTATCCATATTATATTAGTTGCTTAACGTGCCATCTTTGGGAAAATGCTATAAGAAGTGATACGATTAATCAGAGATATAAAAAGTTTCGTTACCATATTTTAATGGTCATTAGAATTTTACTTAAAGGTGCAGATAAATCACCTCTTGCTAACAGTAAAAAATCAAATAGTTACTACGTTGATATTCACAAAGTTTTGAAAGATCCAAGTAAAGTTTCAATATTATTTGCTCAAGCCATCTCTATTATTGATACTGTTGAAAGAAGTGATACTTATAGAAAGTATACACCTGCTGATCTAACGCGACTCAAAAACTTTTCTACTCGATTGATACAGTCAGCTATAGAGTATAAATCCAAGGTTATTAACGACGAATGA
- a CDS encoding vWA domain-containing protein — MTLTKITPGQPLTDTQKKGLQLVSLLGGGKRDVVLAIDVTESVGLNDQGRIRLRQIVEDSLKPGDSVYVVPFAQNVVFDEVISVENPLGKPIYFSKKNSENINKVLEKIPFNYDPNRYGTDIQRAELTVYQGVAQINQNRLAKNQSIKPQSVVWITDATLGTKPGITSEIWIETPADSPFRIAKSPESEERQNWIKSLPLQERSLTIVTQSSKDYQLSVVDINPTIQEFCTPAPGGQETCLVNPYLLKQLWFPSLILLLLIAAGVWSLYKFARLQKKWKLRIRFEDDAEDEEKLCMLPNKKKIAIGEDDPSYEDCINSPGGEIRGYLQRQGEKLYLVPTPEGNIQLNNKKITSKTLITNSRFTLNCPDLRQRDYQINVKIEK, encoded by the coding sequence GTGACTTTGACAAAAATTACCCCTGGACAACCACTGACTGATACACAAAAAAAAGGCTTACAGTTAGTATCCCTCTTGGGTGGGGGTAAACGTGATGTTGTGTTAGCCATTGATGTAACGGAAAGTGTGGGTTTAAATGACCAAGGACGTATTCGTCTACGTCAGATAGTTGAAGACAGTCTCAAACCTGGAGATTCTGTTTATGTTGTTCCCTTTGCTCAAAATGTGGTTTTTGATGAGGTTATTTCTGTAGAAAATCCATTAGGAAAACCTATATATTTTAGCAAGAAAAATTCAGAAAATATTAATAAAGTATTAGAAAAAATTCCTTTTAATTATGATCCTAACCGCTATGGTACAGATATTCAAAGAGCAGAGTTAACAGTATATCAAGGTGTGGCGCAGATTAATCAAAATCGCCTTGCAAAAAATCAATCAATTAAACCACAGTCTGTTGTTTGGATAACTGATGCAACCTTAGGTACTAAGCCCGGAATTACTTCCGAAATTTGGATAGAAACTCCTGCTGATAGTCCTTTCAGAATTGCGAAATCACCGGAGAGTGAAGAGAGACAGAATTGGATTAAGAGTTTACCTTTACAAGAGCGATCGCTCACCATTGTAACACAATCCAGTAAAGATTATCAACTATCTGTAGTAGACATTAACCCGACAATTCAAGAATTTTGTACACCAGCCCCCGGAGGTCAAGAAACTTGTTTAGTTAATCCTTATTTACTTAAACAGCTATGGTTTCCCAGTTTAATTTTATTATTATTAATAGCTGCCGGTGTTTGGAGTCTATACAAATTTGCCAGATTACAAAAAAAATGGAAATTGCGAATTAGATTTGAAGATGATGCAGAAGATGAAGAAAAATTATGTATGCTACCAAATAAGAAAAAAATCGCCATAGGTGAAGATGATCCTAGCTATGAGGATTGTATTAACAGTCCAGGAGGAGAAATTAGAGGCTATTTACAACGTCAAGGAGAAAAACTTTATTTAGTCCCAACACCAGAAGGAAACATTCAACTAAACAACAAAAAAATTACATCAAAGACTCTTATAACCAATTCTAGATTTACGCTAAATTGTCCAGATTTACGCCAGCGTGATTATCAAATAAATGTTAAAATTGAAAAATAG
- a CDS encoding type II toxin-antitoxin system RelE family toxin: MYEVVLHPDAQKVYINADKALAKKIARCLQQLEQTPQSHPNIKALKGDYAGYYRYRIGDYRVIYSIEDEVVQVFVVAIAHRSEVYEQ, translated from the coding sequence ATGTATGAAGTTGTTCTCCATCCCGATGCCCAAAAGGTTTATATTAATGCTGATAAAGCCCTAGCAAAGAAAATTGCCCGATGTTTGCAGCAGCTAGAGCAAACCCCTCAGTCGCATCCCAACATCAAAGCCCTCAAGGGAGATTATGCAGGGTACTATCGCTACCGAATCGGCGACTACAGGGTCATCTATTCGATAGAAGATGAAGTGGTGCAGGTATTTGTTGTGGCTATCGCTCATCGGAGCGAAGTATATGAACAGTAA